In Lasioglossum baleicum chromosome 1, iyLasBale1, whole genome shotgun sequence, the genomic window GAAAATTGTCAGGAAatgctaaaatattaaaatcgatagAATTCCCACCGAAAATAGATTTTAAAAGATTCCTCTCCCTtcgaatttgtctacaaaaatatcTACAGTATATATACAATAACTTTATTGATGCACTTAGTTTCGCTATAGCTAAGAGATTAGAAACACACCTTAGATTTTCGAGTagctaaaaagcagaaaatgtaCGAATTTTTACCTCGAAGAGTAAATGGTTGTACGGCCGCAGAAAATTCCATGCGAGAGAAGCCAAAGGTTGCAATATCGAGGACGAATTGATAATCGCGAATAAAAGAGCCACGACGTAGATTCCAACAATTAATGCCGATCTGCAGCGAGGATCTCAGAAACAATTAGTCTTTGTATTTTTCTTTTCCTCGGTGTAGAAACCATGGAAATGGATTCGCGTCTTTCTCCGTGGCGTGTCAATAACCCTTCATTGCCACGAAAATCAATTGACCGGTGCGAAATTCTCCAGACCGAGAGCGGGCTTTTTTTCTTATCTGTTCAAATGGTATCTTCAATAGAATCAAGGCAGTCCCGATATAAGCGCGACTCTGAACCAAACGCGGCGTTGATTGAGCTTAATGAAGGTTAAAAGTCTGTGCATAAACGGTAACGTCTGCTCTATAGTACAgtctaaaaatttcaattactATAAATCCCGGCAGCGATCTCGAAAAATCGCCCGCACGTTGCCTggagttgaataaaaatgtatttaataagACAGTAATCTTTCGTAACACTTAACTGAACCAGGCTATGTTTCAAATTCTGAATAAAAAGTCACAGTGAGCTCCTAGATTAATTTCGTTTCGTATTTTCgggataaaaatgaaataccGAAAAGTATGTAGTCTCGATAGAACTACTCCGTAGGTTGTCACGATGATAAAACAGTATTTTCCCATAACCCCAACCTAGTTAACCTCTCGGTCCACAGCCATCTTTAATTCGCGTTTGAAATCCTCTCGCATCCTGCTACCGAAAAATCGCGGCAGGTTTAATTTTCCGAATGAGCGCAAGAGCGAGATATTGCACCACAACTCGAAAAGTGTCAATCGTTGACACGAGGGGTTGCGGTTACCGGAGGAGGGGGCAGGTATCTCGAATCCCGCCAAGCCTAACACTtacatatctgtggttgtcaggaaaaacgccgcatgtcacaatttataatataggatttacgtatttaccagaaaaaagccatgaaaacaaattcgaagggCTCAAAAGAATAATGTgggtgaaagtatgtgacagaCGGCGTTCTCCCTGACAACCACAGCTATAACTGAAAAATAGTTTGGAAAAACGGGACAAACAATGCCGGCGGAGCGAACATAAACGAGACAAGCGAATATATCCGTCGCAAGTCGCAATGCGTCCGAATGGTCGATGATGCAGCTTCCTCGATCACCGGTACGTCAAACGTCGGACGTTCGTCGGTGGAAAAAAGGCCCGCTACACACGTCCGTTTTTCTAACGTGCAGCGACTGAAATACTATGGATTCAATTAAACGCTGCACATTTGTTTGAACCGTAGTTGCGGCGCGGTACGTTATAAAAACCGCATATATGCGATCGTGAGTACGCTAGAAAAACGGATGTGTGTCGCGGGTTTTATCGGACGTCGCGACTGAATGGGATATTGTCTGTTCGTGGTCGATGGGGTTTGCGGGCTAGGTTAGGCTGATTGACTGACGTTTACTCACTTTAACGACTTCGAAAAGGTAGTAGACGCAGAATCCAATGCCCAGTAGCGCCCCGTAGTAGACCGTCGGGATGTCGAGGAGTGGCTCGAGCATGTTCTGCATATCACTGTGTGTATGTACTCTATCGATACGTCCGAGAGACTGCTGACACTTGGTTGCGACGTCCGAACGTAAACGCGCCGATGTTGATACTGTTGACGATGACGATCACACGAGGTCCGTTGACAATCCTTGCTCGTCGAACGCCGGTAGCCAACAACCGATCGGCCAACGGTTTCGCACGGAGCCGCCCGTCCACGCGCATGACGTTCAAATAATTGGACGGCCAACTAGCTTACCAGCGTTACGAGCGACCGATAGCCGATAGCCGAGCATGCAGCAGACGACTATACAGATACAGAGGTGCTATAGATACAGTCAGGACTTGGTCACGTGCGCACGAGCGAATCCGCTCCCACACTTATAAACACACCAGCTTACTCGTACATGCCGCAGCCCGCAGCCCACATCAAGAGACAGAGAGATCATGAACTGGGCCCCTCTCCTCTTTTTTCACCTCTCGCTCTCCTCTCGTTACACACTCcccatcctcctcctcctccatcaTCAGCCCTCCCTAGCCAACCGACACCGTCACGGAGGTTATGTAACGACAGCGTGAACTTTTGTATCGGCACTCTCCGTCGTCGCCGTAATGCAGCTCTGCACTTGCACCAATCCACGCGATCACACGTCAAACGGTGCAAATGCGGTCATCGGGGGCCCGCGGATGCTTTTTGCGAGGATTGGGTGGCCGTTGATTGTAAAACGCGGTGCTGGATTAGCGATTCGAAGGTTCTGATCAAAATGATTGTGAAGAACCTTCATCCTGAATAGCAGAGTTTACAAACGCGGTTGATagtggtagactgcggatgtttatgcagttttcaattttcctaggcaaattttaagacagTGGAATCAAATGAGACCTGATCTTCAGCGgtaacagcctttgtagatatgAAAGGGATAAAAGTCgaagctataaatgcatacagaaacTTGAAAACTCATTAATATAGGACAGTTTTCTTCGTTCCCCTGGGCTGTGTTGTAATGACATCTACAAACCCCAATGCAACCATGTCACCTCATCGTCATAGAACATACAGGACCTGTAGTGTAGATAGGTAATGCGAGCTTCGTATTTTTGGAAGTACTGTCTATGTATCTGGTTATGACCAGTTATGACTAGATAGACaagtatcaataaaaattgataacagTCATACGTTTTCTAAGTAAAATCTGGAACTGATCCGAATCTCTGAAATCGATACGATCGCCCGAAAGTCCCCGATGAGATCGATAGGCGAATAATTAATATTGTTTGGCACACTTCGGGCTTAATATTTTCCGTGAATGATTACGATCAAGTTGCGATCTCACATCTGGAATTACGATAACGCCGATACGTTGTAGTGTAAAACCAAGGACCGATGTTTAGAGTAAAAATGAATAGTGAATTGGAGCACAGAGTCAAGTCACCTGGGAGAAAGCGGTCGGTATCTAGTTTTTAAACTGGTCGCGCTATAGTTTCATTCATTTTCGATTGCTGTAATCATGAGAGTTTCGTGTTTCCTCCTTCCAGACACCGAGATACGTTTGCGGTTATTATTGTGGCAAAGATCACCGCACGGTCAAGCAGACAATGATGCGTGTGTCGCGAAACTAGGctgatttaataaaaatgaagcAAACATTTCCCACGGGCAGGAATTATTGATGTTTTCTATACATAATGCATGCGTTtggaaatacactcctcaaaaattagtgttgtataaagctcgagtcttcgaagctccagagctcagtcttaaagacttcttctaaatcttcttctatagaaacttagtctttaagactgagctctgaagcttcgaagactcgagctttatacaacactatcaAAAATTGTCTACTACTTCGggattttgcaaaatcgatttcttttaaaattctgaggtcgtagacaaattttgagaccagatttgaaatcagcgtggaaaaatctacgggaaatgatatatagcatgttaaaaaaaaaaattttccgcgcgtggtactggagaaaccacattttcttgaaattctacatgtttaacgaattttctcaacgttaaaaaacgttcgtaccataatctccctatttttcccagattctgcaaagtttcagctttaatttaaaaaaaatttcatcgctctaccttatttctatcgaaagttctttgattttgaatcgagtttggtcctttTCCACCGTGGGCCGTAgtgtattcagagatgtcaggcagccgctgtacgtggcgcgctaatttctgcgatgcactacttcaaacacagctgtcataggtaaaaaattgttgcagcgagttcatggcCCAATCGAAttggcagaatctctgcttcaatctgacgttcggatcatggtattacgatcatttctcgccgagatatagcaaGTTAAAGGAAATatcgaaattgtgcattttttcagCATATttccagaaacacctggtatatcgaaatgttgatgaaattgaaaaaacaaaaggagtgccttgaagagaaagaaacgttctttctattgcttctttgcacaagattctacgataattttttcgctttctggagccagttaaagttaaaaagcccatatttacttcaatgtcgaataactcgaataaaaaaaatcgcacaatattcaacaaccacacaatttacacaggaaagatagcccttccaaatgatattaacgcgatttatcaaaacaatttgttgctccccTTGTGATGTTCCAATgttgcaaaaaatttttgttaaccgtcaatgttgtcttcatctcgctataactttgtaaaaaaccaacatagcaacaatttgaaacagagcatctaaaactagaggtttcaggcttccgAACCATtgcttaacgatatcgatacagcaatttttgacggagttgtgatcacgtaaagtgggaccaatttttcgggttcgcacaagcgattgcttaattcttttgaggagtgtagtttcCGATATAGAACGGTTGTAATCGCAGGAAATCGGTGAGGTTAAATTAACTTAATGCTAACCACACATACCCATAATTGATAAATCAAACAGCACTCCAGCATGGGTTTGAAAAGATAGCGCAAAACTTATGTAACGTTAGTATACATAGATAAAGTGTGTTGCACCGTAAGTACAATATAACAGTTGAAACGATAAAACGCCGATTTGCGTTTGCATAAACTATGCCAGTTTTTTTTTCACTGTACCGGATACGCGTGCAGACGGAAAGACACTTCAAGGAGAATGATTTTTGCTCGGAACATATgcattacattttacattaccAAAACAATTGTTTAGTTCCATTACGTACAAATTGATATCTGTTTAGAACTTTTACAATGTCAATCGTTTTAAATGCTAGTAATAAACTAGCGAACTCGTACCAAGAAAAATGACTCCTTTATTAAACAGTCTTGTACATTTCATGAACATAGTGACATTGGCGGCTGATTCTGCTCGTGCTGATCTTAGAACGCGAATTACAGTATACTATTAAATGAGCGACAATTTTGATTGCTCAAGGTCGTCGATTATTTTCTTTAATGTTCCCATCGTTGATTTCGtattagaataaattttcatggGACTATTTATGTACTATTAGAAGACAGAGGTTAAACAGAATTTCTTCTCTGAAGGTATTCGCTGCGTGAAATCTCGAATTAAATGTTCTATAAATGCGTAATCTCTGCAGTCTATTTGTCATTGTGTTATTCGCGAAATGGATAGAGCATTCTGACACCTGTCAGTCTCCTTGTTTTCCACACGGAAAACTCAGGGAAACACGCGTGGCTTGATTGGGAACCGCGTTTCTCGTGAATATCTAAGTATACATATATCCGCAAGGAAAACCTCGGAGTAGACAAACGTTTCTTGGTGCATCTTAGTCGATAGTAATAAACGATAAGGAGTAGATTGCAACACGGCAaaagtctcgataaaatcaTCAATAACAAAAGACAACTTCGTATAGAAATGTTTAACATTCTCCTCTAAGCCctcttaattaaaaaaaagatcAATCGTTGCTGAAGTACCAAGACTTTTGTGATGATAGTGTCAACGACAACCGCATTATACGATagtacataataaatatataataaagaaCAATGACTAAACAAATATAGGCTTACAATTAGATCATTTTTGGCTTGTTCCAAAGGTTGTTCTACTTCAATTGATTCTCGACGTGAGTTTAGGCGTTATCGTCTAAAGAAATTCAATTGGTATAACAAACTCTAATTTCTCTATCCGGCGGTGATCTGAGTTTTTTGAGTGGAGGACGTCTCCGACGATGTTCGTAGTCTTAGATAACGCGCACTCATGGCCAGACGAGCCTGGCTACTTTACTCTTTGaacttaacacgttcgctaccgtCATTcctgtcaaatgttttattaatCACAGTTTGCACATCATTTACGGAATATGGAAACAATTTCATAGAAGTCAGAAAGTCTCTGATATTATGCAAATGTAAAGTGTATAAAATTAGACTGTCCCTGAGCAAATTGTGTGACGGTGGTAACGAATGTGTCAACGTTCATGTTCAACTGGTTTCGTTCTACGGCGCACGGAACCGAATACAAAAATACATCCGTTGACCGCTTTGATTCGCGAAGAGACGTGTACTCTGCCGTGTCAATCAGTGAAATCAGTCGCTTCGCACGCAACAGCTTAACAATTGTTAATCACGACGCGCTTGCTGGAACCGTTTCATCTTTCGAGAACTTTCGACAACTTCGTCACGGGACCCAAGAACTTCCGGTTGCCGAAAGTTTGCCCTCCCGCTCGCTCAGCGACCATTACGCGTCGCCTTCGTCAATTACGATTTTCGCGCCTTCATTTTCAGCGCCATTGTCCGTCTCGATTAAAGTTCAAGGACTGAGCCGCGGGATGGACCAATGAGAGTACGATCGCGTGACAAATTGAACATCATTAATGTTTGCATCAAGCCTATCCTTATCCCGAGCGATTCACTCCGTTACGATAATCAACCGGAAGTCCTTGGAAACTGATACTCGGATCGGATCATAAATGACGAATTAGATCAACCGAGGATACGAATAAGAAAAATTCAGACCATGAAAATTGTCAGACATCTCAACATACAAGGACTAGTAACACGTAGAGAACTAGGAATTACTACGATTAGCACCCTTTGTCGCGTTCAGCACATAGATCGATCTCAGAAGCCGCAGATCTCATATTCTTCCGAACGAAATTACGCAACCAACAAAGTTAAAAACTCGTTCGACGACGCGTCTAATAGAAGACAGgctaaattatatacatatcgctCACGAAGAGGAGCTTACAAAAGAAAAATCATTTCAACATCCGGCGTTCTCCGCGCGGCTACTACCGATGCACCTTAATCTTACGTCTACAAAAATAAAGTCACCTGTCCCGGAAGTACAGGACATCTTGCGCAACGTATCAATCTTCGTACAAACTTTGTCAGCGTGTTCCATGGATACttgtaaaagaaaattctaGAAACGTGCAAGACGATATGATTATAGACGTCGTCAGGATACAGACAGATTCTTATCTTATGTCTAACGGTACGATTACGCCAACAAAGTCCATAGAAAAAATCTACCGTTTCGGGTGGGCTGACTGTATGGACTATCGGGAGATCTTACTGGTAATAAATACAGGATAATAGTCGCGAGAGCACGTGAACCCGCGGCAAGGTGCGTTACAGCTCTGTCTTGTGTTTGCGCACCTCGTCCTGACGGGTGTGTACCGTTGGATGTTGAAATTGCTTCGTATATCATGAGCTATGACCGCAGTTCGACTCGCGGACGTATTTCGCCCAGGTGCGAGTGGGAGTCATGTCTCCCTTACGAAGTCTGCGTTGATCACTGCTTGTCAGCAGATTGCGATAGGTCTCCTCGTCGTAGGTACAAGTTAGGCTCTTCCTCAGCTTCGCGGCTCCAGTCTCGAAGCTGGCCGGTTGACTGCCTACCAGCACGTGCAAATCATTCTTCACCTGCACGGCCCAGTCCCACATGTCCACAACGGAGCAGTTGCACACTAGAGGGTTACCCAGTAGGTTCAACGACAGAAGGCGGGGGTTGCGCTTGAGGGCCTTCGGGTTGATGGTGTTGAGATTATTGTTGCTGAGATCCAAGTGCTCCAATCCGCGCAACTGCGTCAGACAAGCGAGATTCTGGGCCCCGGAGATGTTATTCCCGGAGAGATTCAACTGGGTGATGTTCTTCGTGTTGTGGAACAGGTTCTCGTTCAAGTGCACCAGGTTGCAATTGCTGAGATCGAGGATCTCCACTTTGGACAACTGGTTGGACAGAAGAGAGCCATCCTCAGGAACTTCTAGAGGGTTCCCGCTAAGTTTTAGCTCGACTATGTCCGTCATCTCGCGATCACCGAACACCTTGGGGTCCAGAGGGTTCTTGAGGTCGCAGTTGTGCAGCTCGAGCCTCTCTAAACGCGTCAGATTAGCGAACAAGCCCTCTTCCAAGGTGTGCAGCTTATTACCGGAGAGTATGAGCTTCTTGAGCGAGGTCATGTGAGCGAAGGTGTTGTTGCCGACGTAGCCGAGGTCGCAGTAGGACATGTCCAGGTATTCTAGAGATTCTAAGGGATTCAGGAGGCCGACGAACGCGTCCGAGAGGGGATTATGAGAGATGTCCAGTTCTTCCAGGTTCTCGAACACATGGAACGCGTTCGGCAGACGTTTTAGACTGCAGTTGCTCAAGGAGAGCTTGTGGAGCTTCGGCAAGTGGCGCAGGACAACGGTTAAGTCAGCCGCGAACATGGGGTTGCCGCTTAGAGTCAGCACGCGGAGCTTGCTGGCGTTTCTGAATGCTTCTTCGGATAAACGGTCCTGCAGATTGCAGTTCGACAGGTCCAGCGACTGGAGACTGTGAAGATTGTGGCCCAGAGTGTTCCCCACGTCCAAGTGACCCAACTCGTTATCAGCGAGAATCAACTGGCGAAGATAGAGGTTCATAGCGAAAGCGTCACCAGGCAAGTTAATGATCCCGGTCTTTCGGATGTCCAGGTGCTCCAATCTGATCAATGGAGCTAGGACACTGGTCCAGCTCAAAGTGCGCAGATCATTGTCTCCCATCTCGAGCTCGCGAAGATTCTCCAGGTGAGTGAACGCATCCGGTGACAGGTGCGTCAAATTACAGGAATTCAGTTTCAGATACTCCAAATTGGTAAGATGATCGAACGGGCCTGGTTCTATGCTGCCGAGTGGATTCTGGGAGAGATCCAGCTTGTTCAGGTTGGTCGTGTTGTGGAAGAACTGTGTATTCAAGTGGCGAATACCGCAGGAGTTCAAGTCGAGGTACAGCAGGGTGCGGCAGTTCAAAAAGTAACCGTTCACTTCAGCCAGAGGGTTGTTCTGGAGCTCCAACGTAATGAGGCCTGGACTATCGCTGTTGGAGGATTGAATTAGTATAATTTAGATGCAACGAGAGATGGAAGGTCTTGTTTCTGGAGGACGTAACTCACCTGAACGCTTCGGGGTCTACGTGAGAGATCGCGTTCCAAGAGAAGTCAGCCTCCAGCAGGTACGTCAACCCAGCGAAGGATTCGTGTTTCAGCTCTGTCAATCGATTATGCGCCATTTGGAGACGCCTGATCTTGATAGAATCCGGGAATGGTCCGACGTGCGCGATGTTGTTCCCGTTCATATCGAGGACGTAGACGTTAGGGCTGAGCTCGTCGTAGGGGATGCTTGTCAAATTGCTTTCGGAGCAGTCGGTCACCCAATTGACACGGAAATAGTGACAGTGACAGTCCACCGGGCATTCTTGCTCCACCAGCTCGCCGTTATAGGCCAATGTCGACGCCAGCAACCCGGCTACCAGCAACAGCAGCCCCGACATCTTGGCGAACGCGATATCTGGAAAATGGATTGTTTAATGAAATCAGCtaggattttgcataaagatctacagaCTATTTATTACACGTTCTTGTTAAATGCTAATCGAGACAGTGCTGTATTTATCTTGATGGGCGCATTCACGGAGAGCGGCCTCCTCAAGTCCAGTTTCTCCACTCGAAGCAAATATGGAGAACAATACCGTCGCAGAATGCAGACGTGCATTCGGTTGCGGATTAACTGCACCAGCCGGTGCACCACGTGCCCCATAGAAATTACGGGCGGACAGAGTGTATGCAAAGAGAAAGAGGGGAAAAATACCGCGGTTTACGTCGGGCCATAGTGGCGGCGACGACGCTGCTCATTGTAGTGCATTGCCAACAAGATAACCGGCGAGTACTAATGGCTCGAAGCAAGTGGAGCAATTGTCAGTTAGGAACGGAGTTCGCAATTGACGGTCGGTAATTCCGTGCAACAATGCACGGCGCCACAGGTCGTTGAGCCAGGATCTTCAATCGTTTCCGTAAAGCACCCTTTTAACGCTGGCCGTCTGCCTCTCTCGGCACACAATGGCAACGAAACAGGAATTTTAAAAAGTTCCTACCCGCGTTCATCGAATTACTATGATTATTCAATTTGCCCGGAAACCTCGTCTCGGCGAAACGGAAATCTCGCGACGATTGCGACGCGACGACCCGACAAACAACCGATCGATAAGAAAATTACGTCTTTTCAAATGAAACGCGAGTCGGTTCGGTCCGGTGATTCGAATAGACGCGGTCTGGATTCGAATTAAATGGTAAAAACGTTACGCAGGACGAATTATTCGCGCGTTCACTCTGCCGATACACTGCCACCCACAACCCCGCTATTACGATCGGTCCGGCGATCAAACACACGCGGCTAATGGAAGTAATTTGTACGCATTAAATTCCGAGCGTAATCATCCTCATTAGATGGGGGAATAACGGCGGAGGAGGTTTTCGCGCTCGTCAATGGCCGCCGAAGAAACCTGCCGACACACAGTGGTCCGGAACGTATTTCAAACGCGAACAaatttgaaagaaattttttggaacatcgatttcttcttttttgCATCCCAACATATTTGTGTACACATGTTATTTCTCTCAATGCGTTACCTTGCTCGAATTTCTCGTACCCCGCGTATCGTAATCGTAACAATTTACTGCGAAGGTAACTACATACGTTCGTTATCGCAATAACGGTTCAACGAAAACGCGTAACTTCAGCGATTGAAACTAGTACAGATCGTTAACTCGCGACCTAAATGCGAAATTTTTAACGATTCTACAAGAGTTACGTTTTTCCCATTTATGTAACGCGACTTCACTCGTGCCGCCGTCAGATAAATGGCTCATTGAATATCTGTTGAACGATTATACAGAAAAAGAGAATTACTtaacatacaaaataaaaattgttttcattaagacagagagagagagagtaaaacAAATTATTGAACGAGAAAGAATAGCTAAAAAATCGTACAACGAAGCAGAATGATAGGTTGCACATACATGTAGAcaatgaataacaatttcaatcaCGACAGAAGCATGATTCAAACCACAGTGCGTCTCTGGCTAGCAGTCAACTTCGCGAAGCTCAACGGAAGGCTTTCCGCCAGAATGCTATGCTTTGAACGCTTCGCTGGCCCTTCAGCTGGACGGGTATAGTTCGCTTTCAGCCTGGACTATAGCTATCCACCCTAAAAGTGGATAGTTATACCCAACCAGGGGTGCTTCCCCCCTTCTCGATTCATGCTTGTATTTCTCGCTGTCGCCCCGCCTTTGGCGCCACAAATCTTCGGTTTTTGAATTCGTCCCCTAAACGCGAAAAGGCGGCGATGCGTGCGAGGATCAATTCCATTCAGACTTTTGGCAAACAACGTATCCTCTATGTATATCGCGCCGACACCCGCGCCTACTGATCCCAAACATCATCGGAGCTGCTCCCGACCTGAATTCACGGTCAAAGGAACATGGATTATCCTGTATTTTTCTAGGGTTTCTCATCCGTCGGAATCAATAGAGCTTGTCGAATTGTTcggaatattaaaaatgatgctGCAGCTCATAAGCTATTCACAGGTACAGAGTCTAATCTCCTCGCATGGCGCACGTGCGGACGCGCGGTTATGTAAACGGCGGTATGGTGCGTTTATAGATATGTATGCAACTCGACGTTGGTAATTTCTATTGTTTTCGACGGGATGAACGTCGAGGCTCTTTCGCTGATGCGGAGTACGACGTTCGATGAGAGCCGCGAAATTTGAAACTGTGTAGTAATGTTTTTGGATAGGGTAGTATGAAGTTGTTGGGTAATAACGGCCGGAAACCGTTCAAAGTTCGCGAACGTGGCTGCCGGttttcgactgcggatctttatgcgaattgtTCTGGATCGCGATTGTGGGCAGCggcagtaaaataaaaattaatttcatcccttaaacaCAACGTCTCGACATTCTGAAATTTGTCTaatcttttattgttttatatttcttcataaatgcataaattccgGAAATTGTTCTACCAGTACTTCGCTGTGATTTATTCCCGGTTATTTATAAACGATCGTGTGCTTGCATATAACATACAAAGAGAAACGATGACTCAGGGGGATTCCGCGAAAAGACTATTCGGACGAAGCCTATCGTTCTAGAAACGTGACGACTTTATCCAATCGCCGGAAGCCAATTCATCATTGTGCCAGTACAGTCATACACCGTCTTTAATGAATCCTCCGACAACTGAATTGCTATAGTTAGTTTCAATTACCAGCGACGAAAGATCAATTGATAAACATTTTCCGAAAAAATTCTGCTAGTCCGAGAACAAAGTCTGGGGAAGCCTTTGAACAGAATTATTGAATAGATGCACTCGTGTTTAAcaacaaaaataaattgaagCTTTTATATTATACTAGCAGCCCGcggcaaaagaaaaaaaatagcgtaaaaaccttctctatgaaaaaatacatatatgtgccaagtttcatgttgatcggttaaacagtttc contains:
- the LOC143217194 gene encoding uncharacterized protein LOC143217194, whose product is MSGLLLLVAGLLASTLAYNGELVEQECPVDCHCHYFRVNWVTDCSESNLTSIPYDELSPNVYVLDMNGNNIAHVGPFPDSIKIRRLQMAHNRLTELKHESFAGLTYLLEADFSWNAISHVDPEAFSDSPGLITLELQNNPLAEVNGYFLNCRTLLYLDLNSCGIRHLNTQFFHNTTNLNKLDLSQNPLGSIEPGPFDHLTNLEYLKLNSCNLTHLSPDAFTHLENLRELEMGDNDLRTLSWTSVLAPLIRLEHLDIRKTGIINLPGDAFAMNLYLRQLILADNELGHLDVGNTLGHNLHSLQSLDLSNCNLQDRLSEEAFRNASKLRVLTLSGNPMFAADLTVVLRHLPKLHKLSLSNCSLKRLPNAFHVFENLEELDISHNPLSDAFVGLLNPLESLEYLDMSYCDLGYVGNNTFAHMTSLKKLILSGNKLHTLEEGLFANLTRLERLELHNCDLKNPLDPKVFGDREMTDIVELKLSGNPLEVPEDGSLLSNQLSKVEILDLSNCNLVHLNENLFHNTKNITQLNLSGNNISGAQNLACLTQLRGLEHLDLSNNNLNTINPKALKRNPRLLSLNLLGNPLVCNCSVVDMWDWAVQVKNDLHVLVGSQPASFETGAAKLRKSLTCTYDEETYRNLLTSSDQRRLRKGDMTPTRTWAKYVRESNCGHSS